A DNA window from Pyrus communis chromosome 3, drPyrComm1.1, whole genome shotgun sequence contains the following coding sequences:
- the LOC137729119 gene encoding putative polyol transporter 1, which produces MADQRVNDNAVTGGPQNTSIEDFDPPKKPKTSKFAIACALLACTTSVLLGYDIGVMSGASLFIKENLKISDVQVEILAGTLNIYSLLGSAFAGRTSDWIGRKYTIVLAGVIFFVGALLMGFATNYAFLMVGRFVAGVGVGYGMMIAPVYTAEISPASFRGFLTSFPEVFVNVGILLGYIANYAFSKLPLHLGWRFMLGVGGVPAILLTVGVLFMPESPRWLVMQGRLGDAKKVLQRTSESKEECQLRLDDIKEAAGIPPHLNDDIVQVTKRSHGEGVWKELILHPTPAVRHILIAAVGIHIFEQASGIDTVVLYSPRIFEKAGITSSNHKLLATVAVGFTKTVFILVATFFLDKFGRRPLLLTSVGGMIFSLMFLGVGLTIVDHHKGSVPWAVGLCMAMVYFNVAFFSIGLGPITWVYSSEIFPLKLRAQGVSIGVACNRVTSGIVSMTFISLYKAITIGGAFFLYAGISVAAWMFFYTMLPETQGRTLEDMEVLFGKYFRWRKANAMLKERKQVDGDDNNNAQVC; this is translated from the exons aTGGCTGACCAGAGGGTGAACGATAATGCCGTCACCGGCGGACCGCAGAATACGAGCATTGAAGATTTTGATCCTCCAAAGAAGCCAAAAACTAGCAAATTCGCTATTGCCTGTGCTCTTTTGGCTTGCACAACTTCAGTCTTACTGGGTTATG ATATTGGTGTAATGAGTGGAGCGTCACTCTTTATCAAAGAAAATCTTAAAATCAGTGACGTTCAAGTCGAAATACTTGCTGGTACTCTAAACATCTACTCCCTCCTCGGCTCCGCCTTTGCCGGCAGAACCTCCGACTGGATCGGCCGCAAGTACACCATTGTTCTAGCGGGAGTCATCTTCTTCGTCGGAGCTCTCCTCATGGGATTTGCCACCAACTACGCCTTCCTCATGGTTGGCCGGTTTGTAGCCGGAGTCGGTGTTGGCTATGGTATGATGATTGCTCCTGTCTACACTGCCGAGATCTCTCCGGCATCGTTCCGTGGCTTCCTCACATCTTTCCCAGAG GTGTTTGTCAATGTTGGCATATTACTGGGGTACATAGCCAACTACGCCTTCTCCAAGCTCCCGCTTCACTTGGGCTGGCGGTTCATGCTCGGAGTTGGCGGAGTTCCAGCTATTCTTCTCACAGTCGGCGTCCTATTCATGCCCGAGTCTCCTCGGTGGCTGGTTATGCAGGGGCGACTCGGCGACGCTAAGAAAGTCCTCCAAAGAACTTCAGAGTCCAAGGAGGAGTGCCAGCTCAGACTAGACGATATCAAAGAAGCCGCAGGAATCCCACCCCACTTAAACGACGACATTGTTCAGGTCACAAAACGCAGCCACGGTGAAGGCGTATGGAAAGAACTGATCCTCCATCCTACCCCAGCCGTTCGCCATATTTTAATCGCAGCCGTCGGTATCCACATCTTCGAACAAGCCTCTGGTATAGACACTGTCGTTCTGTACAGCCCAAGGATCTTTGAGAAGGCAGGTATCACCTCCTCCAATCATAAGCTACTCGCCACCGTTGCCGTTGGATTCACCAAGACCGTTTTCATCTTGGTCGCCACATTTTTCCTCGACAAGTTCGGACGGCGTCCGTTGCTACTGACCAGCGTGGGCGGAATGATATTTTCCCTCATGTTTCTCGGAGTTGGCCTTACAATCGTCGACCATCACAAAGGTTCAGTCCCCTGGGCCGTCGGATTGTGCATGGCCATGGTATATTTCAATGTGGCATTTTTCTCAATCGGGCTAGGGCCCATCACGTGGGTATATAGCTCCGAGATCTTCCCCTTGAAGCTACGCGCTCAAGGAGTCAGTATCGGTGTGGCTTGTAATAGGGTTACGAGTGGGATCGTCTCTATGACATTTATTTCACTGTACAAGGCCATCACGATTGGTGGGGCCTTCTTTCTTTATGCCGGAATTTCTGTTGCTGCTTGGATGTTCTTTTATACGATGCTGCCGGAAACACAGGGCAGAACCCTAGAAGATATGGAGGTCCTGTTTGGTAAATATTTCAGGTGGAGAAAAGCCAATGCAATGCTCAAGGAGAGAAAGCAAGTTGATGGTGACGACAACAACAATGCCCAAGTTTgctag